The genome window AGAGGCGGTACACGATTTTGAACAGGCTATCCAACTTAATCCCTCCGATGATGCAGGTTACTATGCGTTGGGACAGGCTCTTCGACACCTTGGACGCACTGCGGAGGCCACAAAAGCGCTTGCGATCTATCAACGGCATCAAGACCTTCGGCGACGCATAGAGAATATTCGCCTCGAATTAGGAAGTAATTCCAACAACCCGAAACTCTACTTACAACTTGCCAGACTCCAGCTTCAAATACCCGATCTGGCTGGAGCTATTGAAAGCCTTCAGAATGCCCATGAGTTAGCGCCAAACGATCCCACGATCACGGCTCACCTTCAACAACTTCAGCAGATACAAAACGCCCAGGTACCCGCGGGTCAATAGCTATGAGACATCGTATCTCGCGTCGCCTATTCCTGCTTTCTGGCCTGCTAAGCGGCTGTGGAATACACCGTTCTCTATCCGCTTCGCCGGCGGATCCCGCCCCTATCTCGTCCACTAAAAACACATCAAATCTCCCCCCTATTCGCCTCACCGATGTTACCGAGCAGGCTGGCATTCGCTTCTCCCTTGGGCACGGCGGACGCAGCCCACTAACCATCTTAGAAACGGCCGGAGGCGGCTGTGCCTTTCTAGACTACGATGACGATGGGTGGTCAGATATTCTGCTGGTCGGTCCCTATAATCTCGCCCTCTATCGCAACCGACGGGACGGAACGTTTGAGAACGTTACCTCCCAAAGCGGGCTCGATCCGCACCGCTACTGGATGGGGTGTGCTGTAGGCGACTACGACGGAGACGGCCTGCCAGATATCTTTCTCTCCGGCTATCACTGTTATGCGCTCTACCATAACGAGGGGAAGGGACGCTTTCGTGAGGTAACTGCTGAGAGCGGCATCGAAGGGCTGGATTGGAGCATGAGTGCAGCCTTTGCCGACTTCACCGGCTCCGGTCGCCTTGATCTTTTCATAGGACAATACGTCCTGTTCAACCAGTCTACACCGCAAATCTGCACAGTCGGCAGGGCGCATTCGGCTTGTGGGCCAGAGATCTATCAACCTCTATCTGGTCATCTGTTTTTAAACTTAGACGGTAGACGATTTCGTGCCATTCCATGGAAAGATACCGGAAAGACGTGGGGCGCCCTTGCCTCCCGTCTCCTCGACGGGCCCTATCCCGACCTCTATCTGGCGAACGATATGATGCCAGGAGATCTTTGGACTAACCAGCAAGGTCATTGGCGAAATGTGGGGGTGCTCACTGGCACTGCCTATGATGCCCAAGGAAATCTTCAGGGAGGAATGGGCGTCGAC of Chthonomonas calidirosea T49 contains these proteins:
- a CDS encoding CRTAC1 family protein, which produces MRHRISRRLFLLSGLLSGCGIHRSLSASPADPAPISSTKNTSNLPPIRLTDVTEQAGIRFSLGHGGRSPLTILETAGGGCAFLDYDDDGWSDILLVGPYNLALYRNRRDGTFENVTSQSGLDPHRYWMGCAVGDYDGDGLPDIFLSGYHCYALYHNEGKGRFREVTAESGIEGLDWSMSAAFADFTGSGRLDLFIGQYVLFNQSTPQICTVGRAHSACGPEIYQPLSGHLFLNLDGRRFRAIPWKDTGKTWGALASRLLDGPYPDLYLANDMMPGDLWTNQQGHWRNVGVLTGTAYDAQGNLQGGMGVDSADYDNDGRLDLIVTTYFAQPASLYHNDGNGLFHVVSSLCGIGPPTMPYVNFGTSFVDFDNDGWLDLIITNGHVRDNVHSFDEAQTYAQPVQVFHNQNAYFNEISQECGVGSLRLVGRGLTIGDYDRDGRQDVLICNLEGRSVLLRNVSEPNHWIEVMLRQPGMNRSALGAMVTLEAPSLRRIAEIRTCGSVLSAREPIAHFGLGSYSGPVTLHIRWPDGKMQHASIEHVDQRVTITRSV